The nucleotide window ATGCTCCTTCAGTAGGTTTGACAGATGCTACAAGGTATTATCTCATAAAATCGGATGAAATCAAAAAGGAGGTGAAAAAACTATTTTTGGATTACGATCAAAAGGCTTCCAATTTAACCGATGATGAATTGCAAAAAAAGCAGTATCAGGCTTTAAAGCTCGAAGCTATTGAAGAAGCACCGCTTGGATTGGTAATTTGCTATGACCGTTCGGTTTTAAATCATTTTACCATTGGAACTGTCGGAAGCAATGAAGCGATAAAGTTTAGCGCTGTCAGTGCGTCACAAAATATTTGGCTGTCATTGACAGAGCAAGGTTATTCAATGGGGTGGGTTTCGATTTTAAATTATTACCAATTCAAACAGCTTTTGGGATTGCCCGAAAATATTGAACCTTTGGGATACTTTTGTGTGGGTAAACCTGCAACCAATTATGATAACCAACCGATGCTTCAGCAATTGAATTGGAAGCAAAAAGCCGAAAAGCCAATTGTTGAGGAGATTTTAGTTTTTACTCCAATAACGGCAACAGAGTCATTGCGAGGAACGAAGCAATCTCGTTCTGATTTGAGTTCAAAAAGTTCGGATTTGGATAAAGCTTTGCAACAAAAAATAGATAATAAAACCAAACCCACAGGTTCACTCGGCGTTTTGGAAACTTTAGCAAAGCAAATAGGAATTGTTTTTCAAACTTTAGAACCTCAAATTACAAATCCGCACATAGCAGTCTTTGCCGGCGATCACGGAATTGCCAATCACGGTGTAAGCGCCTATCCGCAGGATGTTACCCGACAAATGGTGACTAATTTTCTCGAAGGCGGAGCAGGTATCAATGTTTTTTGTGAACAAAATAATATTGGCTTAACTATAGTGGATGCCGGAGTCAATTATGATTTTCCGACAAATGCCAATTTGGTTTCGGCCAAAATAGGGAAGGGAACACAATCTTTTTTGCATACTTCAGCAATGAGTGAAACCGAATTGAATTTGTGTTTTACCAAAGGAAAGGAAGTAGTGAATTCCATTTTTGAAACGGGAAGTAACTGCATTGGTTTTGGCGAAATGGGAATAGGGAATACGTCCACGGCTTCGGTATTGATGAGTATTCTTTTGGAATTGCCAATAGAAGATTGTGTTGGTCAAGGTACAGGCGTAGTTGATGAAAAGCTGACTCAAAAACAAAATATCCTGAAAAAAGCCATTGAAAAATATAACGGTCCAAATGATCTGCAAAGTAAATTGGCCTATTTTGGAGGGTTTGAAATTCTGCAAATGGCAGGCGGAATGCTTCAGGCGAAGGAAAATAATATGCTCATTTTGGTGGATGGTTTTATTTGTACCGTCGCTTTTTTAATAGCTTATCAAATGAACCCATCGGTGAAAGAAAACTCGATATTCTGTCATTCATCTGCAGAGAAAGGACATCAAAAAATATTGGATTATTTAGATGTTCAGCCCTTGTTGCAATTGGACTTGCGATTGGGAGAGGGAACGGGTTGTGCTGTTGCATTTCCAATTATACAGTCGGCAGTTAGTTTTTTGAATGAGATGGCGAGTTTTGAATCTGCAGGGGTTAGTCGTTCGTAAATTTATTGTAGAAATACACGACGTAGAGAGGCACTGCAGTGCCTCTCTACAGAATTATAAATAAAAAATGAAAAAACAATTACATATATTCTTCACGGCATTGATGTTTTACACCCGAATTCCGTGTCCCAAAAATATCGATCACAATCCTGACTATTTAAACAAAGCCTCTCGTTATTTTCCGTTGATTGGTTGGATTGTGGGCGGAATTTCTTTTACGGTTTATTATTTATCGGCGATTTTGTTTTCCAATGAAATTGCTGTAATTCTTGCAATCATTGGCGGAATTTTGACAACCGGAGCTTTTCATGAAGATGGTTTTGCCGATGTTTGCGACGGTTTTGGCGGAGGTTGGACCAAAGAGAAAATCCTTTTGATAATGAAAGATAGCACTATCGGAGCTTATGGATCGATTGGTTTGGTTTTACTTTTTTTGCTGAAGTTTCAGAGTTTAAATCAAATGATAAATGAACTACAGAAGTCGGAATTAATAATTTACAATTTACAATTTACAATTTTTCTTCTCTTTGTTTCCGCCCATTCAGTTAGTCGTTTGTCTGCAATTTCAATAGTTTTTACTCATCAATATTCAAGGGAAGACGCTTCGAGTAAGAGCAAACCGATTGCCCAAAATTTCACTTGGAAAGAAGTGATTGGTGCTTTGTTTTTTGGATTATTGCCACTTGTTGCTTTGTCGTTTTTTCAATGGCAGTTATTGTTGGCTATAATACCTGTTTTTATCGCTCGTTTTTTTCTTGCCCGTTATTTTCAAAAATGGATTGATGGTTATACCGGAGATTGCTTGGGAGCTACCCAACAGGTTTGTGAGGTGATTTTTTACCTGTCAATTATTGGAATATGGAAGTTTATTTAGTCCGCCACACCGAAACGGTTTGTGAAAAAGGAATCTGTTATGGTCAGAGTGATGTTGGAATTCGCGAACCGTACGATGCCGTTTTTGAATCGATTCTGAATCAATTGCCACAGGAAGCGGTTTTGTATTCCAGTCCGTTGCAACGCTGTGTTATTTTGGCGAAACATATTCAGGAAAATACTCAAATCGATTCCATTATTGAAGACTCAAGATTGATGGAAATGCATTTCGGGGATTGGGAACTACAA belongs to Flavobacterium aquiphilum and includes:
- a CDS encoding adenosylcobinamide-GDP ribazoletransferase: MKKQLHIFFTALMFYTRIPCPKNIDHNPDYLNKASRYFPLIGWIVGGISFTVYYLSAILFSNEIAVILAIIGGILTTGAFHEDGFADVCDGFGGGWTKEKILLIMKDSTIGAYGSIGLVLLFLLKFQSLNQMINELQKSELIIYNLQFTIFLLFVSAHSVSRLSAISIVFTHQYSREDASSKSKPIAQNFTWKEVIGALFFGLLPLVALSFFQWQLLLAIIPVFIARFFLARYFQKWIDGYTGDCLGATQQVCEVIFYLSIIGIWKFI
- the cobT gene encoding nicotinate-nucleotide--dimethylbenzimidazole phosphoribosyltransferase, producing MTLDEIIKSRRDTRHFTQDEVPEEVIQRALQAGHYAPSVGLTDATRYYLIKSDEIKKEVKKLFLDYDQKASNLTDDELQKKQYQALKLEAIEEAPLGLVICYDRSVLNHFTIGTVGSNEAIKFSAVSASQNIWLSLTEQGYSMGWVSILNYYQFKQLLGLPENIEPLGYFCVGKPATNYDNQPMLQQLNWKQKAEKPIVEEILVFTPITATESLRGTKQSRSDLSSKSSDLDKALQQKIDNKTKPTGSLGVLETLAKQIGIVFQTLEPQITNPHIAVFAGDHGIANHGVSAYPQDVTRQMVTNFLEGGAGINVFCEQNNIGLTIVDAGVNYDFPTNANLVSAKIGKGTQSFLHTSAMSETELNLCFTKGKEVVNSIFETGSNCIGFGEMGIGNTSTASVLMSILLELPIEDCVGQGTGVVDEKLTQKQNILKKAIEKYNGPNDLQSKLAYFGGFEILQMAGGMLQAKENNMLILVDGFICTVAFLIAYQMNPSVKENSIFCHSSAEKGHQKILDYLDVQPLLQLDLRLGEGTGCAVAFPIIQSAVSFLNEMASFESAGVSRS